The Scleropages formosus chromosome 11, fSclFor1.1, whole genome shotgun sequence genome window below encodes:
- the ccpg1 gene encoding cell cycle progression protein 1 isoform X5: MSESSSDTESSCGWTIISNEGSDIETLGPENGSDGGPEVGCDTGTEAGPDVADSSAAPEQAELVECSEELSPESTLKEEVLDETQPVSEAGGEVVAEEQVTLSSSSDHSDIITLEPSKMEEQAEAEVEEESVGPEELYLGTSSSSQYAFSAAESTLFLASPPVGDSTSSEDEGAEQPSPILRRRRTRRSTATVSETEEMQPQGQQEPQGQPEPQEPHVAPLRGQVSGTLNKCILLALVIAISMGFGHFYGKFEGTMQIQERQKIVEKFRVSELTDIKGDLQQCQKEQDVIVKNQEVVQRLREDLEEKHSMLLSLTGIMDKITKENQQLKLKQAELQAEKEDLSLHLKLTEEEKAEMESHQTHLATENRHLKSSLEREEESVSTLQEELRNLRAQIRSLEEKGAGADSILSENQRLKDHLEDERQRIRSFLSQKEALMAEAQMLRRELDKERRVTDRLKEEVAQLSSRSARAGGTADTETKELQARLMELEKKLNFEQQRSDLWERLYVETKEERTKGDNELRVKKPKEGVMSKVKETFDAVKNSTKEFVHHHKEQIKKAKEAVKENLRKFSDSVKSTFRHFKDSATHMFDKARRPHQRRFHERKDARAERCEKQQECPGHLRHKNLDEKSWPQKPLHRHPRKATVDSFEEGSNTRKPGAKVLENTEQGPYRSTAKGCSGVFDCAYQESMSLFNKALEPIRADEFNQLIHSYLQQEVDHFHHWRELESFINGFFHNGVFIHDQMLFTDFVSGVEDYLEDIDEYQRYDNDVFEDLDDYVYRHFFGDTYSKQYGPRWGSQ, translated from the exons ATGTCCGAGAGCTCAAGTGACACGGAGTCTTCTTGTGGATGGACCATCATAAGTAATGAG GGTTCAGACATTGAGACCCTAGGGCCGGAAAATGGATCTGATGGGGGCCCTGAAGTCGGATGTGACACTGGAACTGAAGCTGGACCTGATGTTGCTGATTCCTCTGCTGCTCCAGAGCAGGCAGAACTAG ttgAGTGTAGTGAGGAGCTGTCTCCTGAATCCACCCTAAAGGAGGAGGTGTTAGATGAGACACAACCTGTTTCAGAG GCTGGAGGAGAAGTGGTGGCGGAGGAGCAGGTGACTCTATCCTCGTCCAGCGATCACTCGGACATCATTACGCTGGAGCCGTCAAAGATGGAGGAGCAGGCTGaggcggaggtggaggaggagtcTGTAGGACCTGAGGAGCTCTACCTGGGCACCTCCTCCAGCAGCCAGTACGCCTTCAGCGCAGCAGAGAGCACCT TGTTCCTGGCGTCTCCTCCCGTGGGAGACTCAACCAGCAGTGAGGATGAAGGGGCGGAGCAGCCGAGTCCGATCCTGAGGAGACGCAGAACGAGGAGGAGCACGGCCACCGTGTCTGAGACGGAGGAGATGCAACCACAAGGACAGCAGGAGCCGCAGGGGCAGCCCGAGCCGCAGGAGCCCCATGTAGCGCCTCTCCGTGGCCAAGTCAGCGGCACCCTCAACAAGTGCATCTTATTGGCCTTAGTCATTGCCATCAGCATGGGCTTTGGTCACTTCTATG gGAAATTTGAAG GGACAATGCAGATTCAGGAGAGACAGAAGATTGTCGAGAAGTTCAGAGTGAGCGAGCTGACAGATATTAAAGGGGATTTGCAGCAATGCCAGAAGGAACAAGACGTCATTGTAAAGAACCAG GAAGTGGTTCAGCGACTGCGAGAGGACCtagaggaaaaacacagcatGCTGTTGTCCCTCACAGGCATTATGGATAAAATAACTAAAGAGAACCAGCAGCTCAAATTGAAACAGGCTGAGTTACAG GCTGAGAAGGAAGACCTCTCATTACATTTGAAGCtcacagaggaggaaaaagcTGAGATGGAATCTCACCAGACACACCTGGCAACTGAGAACCGACACCTGAAGAGTTCACTGGAGCGTGAAGAGGAATCTGTGTCCACACTGCAGGAGGAACTGCGAAACCTCCGTGCACAGATCAGGagcctggaggagaagggggcaGGAGCAGATTCCATTTTATCTGAAAACCAGAGGCTGAAAGACCACCTGGAGGATGAGAGGCAGCGTATCCGCAGCTTCCTCAGCCAGAAGGAGGCGCTGATGGCTGAAGCTCAGATGCTGCGACGGGAGCTGGACAAGGAGCGGAGGGTGACAGACCGACTAAAGGAGGAGGTGGCACAGCTAAGCAGCAGGAGTGCCAGGGCTGGAGggacagctgacacagaaacCAAAGAACTGCAGGCTCGTCTGATGGAGCTTGAGAAGAAGCTCAACTTTGAGCAACAACGGTCTGACTTATGGGAAAGGCTGTATGTAGAGACCAAGGAAGAGAGGACGAAAGGAGACAATGAGCTGAGGGTAAAGAAACCCAAGGAAGGTGTGATGAGCAAGGTGAAAGAGACTTTTGATGCCGTGAAGAATTCCACAAAAGAATTTGTGCATCATCACAAGGAGCAGATCAAGAAAGCCAAAGAAGCTGTCAAGGAGAACCTTCGGAAGTTCTCGGACTCCGTGAAGTCCACCTTTCGGCATTTCAAGGACTCGGCCACACACATGTTTGACAAGGCACGGCGTCCTCACCAGAGGAGATTCCACGAGAGGAAGGATGCCAGAGCTGAGCGCTGTGAGAAGCAGCAGGAATGTCCTGGACATCTCAGACATAAGAACTTGGATGAGAAGTCCTGGCCGCAAAAGCCCCTGCATCGGCACCCAAGAAAAGCTACAGTTGATAGCTTTGAGGAAGGTTCTAACACGCGGAAGCCAGGGGCCAAAGTCCTGGAGAATACAGAACAGGGACCTTACAGGAGTACAGCCAAAGGGTGCTCTGGTGTCTTCGACTGTGCCTACCAAGAGTCAATGAGCCTCTTCAATAAAGCTTTGGAACCCATCCGGGCTGATGAGTTCAACCAGCTGATCCACAGCTACCTCCAGCAAGAAGTGGATCACTTCCACCACTGGAGGGAGCTAGAGAGTTTCATCAATGGTTTCTTTCACAACGGTGTGTTCATACATGATCAGATGTTGTTCACAGACTTCGTCAGTGGAGTGGAGGACTACCTGGAGGACATCGATGAATACCAGCGCTATGACAATGATGTGTTTGAGGATCTTGATGACTATGTCTACAGACACTTCTTTGGAGATACTTATTCAAAACAGTATGGCCCAAG GTGGGGAAGTCAGTAA